A single genomic interval of Bacteroidales bacterium harbors:
- a CDS encoding type I restriction endonuclease subunit R yields the protein MTSKTNEQALEATIEKRLTGVCLEELKEQPIAAHAVYERAALYRAGNGYYIGAPEDFNARFAIDELRFWDFLQTTQSEELARLQKQSNWKLKILERLDRMIKKYGILRLFRKGLDVDDAHFTLLYPLPLASSSDKVKAGFESNQFSVTRQLRYSLTNPGEEIDMVLFVNGLPFATMELKNPWTGQNARVHGQNQYKFKRDITQPLLNFGRCIVHFAVDTDEAYMTTKLNGAGTYFLPFNLGQREPIFGKGNPPNPFGHKTAYLWEEIFTRTSVANIIQHFVRFDGKETDPLNKKTLFFPRYHQLDVVRKIVADAAKKGVGQTYLIQHSAGSGKSNSITWAAYQLIETYPESDTIPGSKGISNPLFDSVIVVTDRRLLDKQLRENIKEFSEVKNIVAPAYSSADLKSALESGKKIIITTIQKFPFIVDGIADLSDKRFAVIIDEAHSSQSGTAAGKMNQAMGNTSGENEEEEDHDPQDRILEAMRSRKMRGNASYMAFTATPKNNTLERFGVKQEDGKFKPFHLYSMKQAIEEGFILDVLANYTTYKSYYEIEKSIRENPLFDSVKAQKKLRNYVEQDKQTIATKADIMLEHFVTQLVNTKKLKGKAKAIVAAQSIESAISYYFALKKLLFERGNPFKIAIAFSGMKKLNGIEYTEESMNDFPARLDTAKPTDPGYISDKIARYFDMDEYRMLVVANKYLTGYDQPKLTAMYVDKKLQGVIAVQALSRLNRSSDKLGKKTEDLFILDFYNTTEDIKKSFDPFYTATSLSKATDINVLHELKSSLDDAGVYEWSEVEDFVEKYFREVNAQELSPIIDIAAERFNTTLELEDTAKADYKIKAKHFVKIYGQMASIMPYEVVAWEKLFWFLKFLIPKLIILDKEKDALDGLLNSVDLSTYGLERVKLNTSIGLDAAATEVDPQNPNPRGAHGSESEKDELDLIIKSFNERWFQGWEATPDEQRAKFVNLAQRMKEHTDFKEKYAENTDIQNREIAFGKIFDDVMGKQRRTELELYRLVSQDEGFKIAMQDTIKRMLRV from the coding sequence ATGACAAGTAAAACCAACGAACAGGCGCTCGAGGCCACCATCGAAAAACGATTGACGGGCGTTTGCCTCGAAGAGCTGAAGGAGCAACCTATTGCTGCACATGCGGTGTACGAAAGAGCAGCCTTGTACCGCGCCGGCAATGGCTATTACATCGGGGCGCCGGAGGATTTCAATGCCAGGTTTGCCATTGACGAACTGCGCTTCTGGGATTTTTTGCAAACCACCCAATCAGAGGAGCTGGCCAGGCTGCAAAAGCAAAGCAACTGGAAACTGAAAATTCTCGAACGCCTCGATCGTATGATTAAAAAATACGGCATCCTGCGTTTGTTTCGCAAAGGGCTGGATGTTGACGATGCGCACTTTACCCTGCTCTATCCTTTGCCGTTGGCCAGCAGCAGCGATAAGGTAAAAGCCGGTTTCGAAAGCAACCAGTTCAGCGTAACCCGTCAGTTGCGCTATTCGTTAACCAATCCCGGCGAAGAGATTGACATGGTGCTGTTTGTGAATGGGTTGCCATTTGCCACCATGGAGCTGAAAAACCCCTGGACAGGGCAGAATGCCAGGGTGCACGGCCAAAATCAATACAAATTCAAAAGAGATATTACGCAGCCTTTGCTCAACTTCGGTCGTTGCATTGTGCACTTTGCCGTGGATACCGACGAAGCCTATATGACCACCAAACTCAATGGCGCCGGCACTTACTTCTTGCCGTTCAATCTGGGGCAGCGCGAGCCCATATTTGGAAAAGGGAATCCGCCCAATCCGTTCGGGCACAAAACTGCCTATCTGTGGGAAGAGATATTTACCCGAACCAGCGTGGCCAACATCATTCAGCATTTTGTCCGTTTTGATGGCAAAGAGACCGACCCGCTCAACAAAAAGACGTTGTTTTTCCCGCGCTATCATCAGTTGGATGTGGTGCGGAAAATCGTGGCTGATGCGGCTAAAAAAGGGGTGGGGCAAACCTATTTAATTCAACATTCGGCCGGTTCGGGCAAATCCAATTCCATTACCTGGGCAGCCTATCAGCTCATCGAGACTTATCCTGAAAGCGATACCATTCCCGGCAGCAAGGGCATTTCCAATCCTCTGTTCGATTCGGTGATTGTGGTAACCGACAGGAGATTGCTCGACAAACAGCTTCGCGAAAACATCAAGGAATTTTCGGAGGTAAAAAACATTGTTGCCCCCGCCTATTCATCGGCTGATTTGAAATCGGCGCTGGAGAGCGGTAAGAAAATCATCATCACCACCATTCAAAAGTTCCCCTTCATTGTGGATGGCATTGCCGATTTAAGTGATAAGCGGTTTGCGGTGATTATTGATGAAGCCCATTCGAGCCAGAGCGGAACCGCCGCCGGAAAAATGAACCAGGCCATGGGCAATACTTCCGGCGAAAACGAAGAGGAAGAAGACCACGACCCGCAGGACAGAATCCTCGAAGCCATGCGTTCGCGCAAGATGCGGGGCAACGCCTCCTATATGGCTTTTACGGCTACTCCCAAAAACAATACGCTGGAACGTTTCGGCGTGAAACAGGAGGACGGGAAATTCAAGCCGTTCCACCTGTATTCGATGAAGCAAGCCATTGAGGAGGGATTTATTCTGGATGTGCTGGCCAATTACACCACCTACAAGAGCTATTACGAAATCGAGAAGTCAATCCGGGAAAACCCGCTGTTCGACTCCGTGAAGGCGCAAAAGAAATTGCGGAATTATGTGGAGCAGGACAAGCAAACCATTGCCACCAAAGCGGATATCATGCTCGAGCACTTTGTAACGCAACTGGTAAATACCAAGAAACTGAAAGGAAAAGCCAAAGCCATCGTTGCCGCACAAAGCATCGAATCGGCCATCAGCTATTATTTTGCATTGAAAAAATTGCTTTTCGAAAGAGGCAACCCGTTCAAGATTGCGATTGCTTTCTCGGGGATGAAAAAACTAAATGGCATCGAATATACCGAAGAGAGCATGAACGACTTCCCTGCCCGTCTGGATACCGCCAAACCAACCGACCCCGGTTATATCAGCGACAAAATTGCCCGCTACTTTGACATGGACGAATACCGTATGCTGGTGGTAGCCAATAAATACCTGACGGGTTACGACCAACCCAAATTGACCGCCATGTATGTTGACAAGAAATTGCAGGGGGTAATTGCGGTGCAGGCCTTATCGCGGTTAAATCGTTCGTCGGATAAACTCGGGAAGAAAACCGAAGATTTGTTCATCCTCGATTTTTACAACACCACCGAGGATATAAAGAAATCCTTCGACCCGTTTTATACGGCCACCTCGCTGAGCAAAGCCACCGACATCAATGTGCTGCACGAACTCAAGTCCAGTCTCGACGATGCAGGGGTGTATGAATGGAGCGAAGTGGAGGATTTCGTCGAAAAATATTTCAGGGAGGTAAATGCTCAGGAGTTAAGCCCGATCATTGATATTGCTGCCGAAAGATTTAATACCACGTTGGAGTTAGAAGACACGGCAAAAGCGGATTACAAAATAAAGGCAAAGCATTTTGTGAAGATTTATGGCCAGATGGCTTCCATCATGCCCTATGAAGTTGTTGCCTGGGAAAAGCTCTTCTGGTTTTTGAAATTCCTGATTCCCAAGCTCATTATTCTTGACAAGGAAAAAGATGCCCTGGATGGATTATTGAATTCCGTTGACCTCTCCACGTATGGGTTGGAAAGGGTTAAGCTCAATACGAGTATTGGTCTTGATGCCGCAGCAACCGAGGTTGATCCGCAAAACCCAAATCCACGCGGCGCACACGGCAGCGAATCTGAAAAGGACGAACTCGATTTAATCATCAAGAGTTTCAACGAACGCTGGTTTCAGGGTTGGGAAGCCACACCCGATGAGCAGCGGGCGAAATTTGTGAATCTTGCACAGCGGATGAAGGAGCACACCGACTTCAAAGAAAAGTATGCTGAAAATACTGATATTCAGAACAGAGAGATCGCATTCGGTAAAATCTTTGATGACGTGATGGGAAAGCAACGCAGAACCGAACTTGAACTCTATCGTTTAGTTTCGCAGGACGAAGGCTTCAAAATAGCCATGCAGGATACCATCAAACGCATGTTGAGGGTGTAG
- a CDS encoding restriction endonuclease subunit S, which yields MKINLETYPTYKPSGVEWLGEIPEHWEVSRLKNHIDLITGYPFKSEKYTTEGIKLARGINVKEGVFNWDETRYWPALEKHLEDFLLETNDILIGMDGSKVGKNFCKVKESDLPILLLQRVARLRANGSLKSDFLFYNFLNKNFLIWVEMSKTDPMVPHIAPTDIHDFIIPIPPLSEQTAIAAFLDRKTALIEQAIGIKQKQIELLKERRQILIHKAVTRGIGSLSGVETPNVKLKESGVEWIGEIPEGWEVKRLKTLLQEGRDGIRIGPFGSSIKSEILKPKGFKIYGQEHVIADDFSIGEKYIDENDFMRLSNYELFAGDIVITMMGTTGKSKVVPNSIERGIMDSHLIRVRTKNNQAKPEFVSFLINDSEYIFDQIKLRGKGSIMEGLNSSIVKSLHLLLPPLNEQKSILLYIDEINSKFKITISLKEQEIEKLKEYKATLINSAVTGKIKVDNDDK from the coding sequence ATGAAAATTAACTTGGAAACATACCCTACCTACAAACCCTCTGGTGTGGAGTGGCTGGGGGAGATTCCTGAACATTGGGAGGTTAGTAGACTTAAGAATCATATTGATCTGATTACTGGGTATCCTTTCAAAAGTGAAAAATACACGACAGAAGGTATTAAATTGGCTCGGGGCATCAATGTAAAGGAGGGAGTATTTAATTGGGATGAAACAAGATATTGGCCAGCTTTAGAAAAACATCTGGAAGATTTTTTACTTGAGACAAATGATATATTAATTGGCATGGACGGATCGAAAGTTGGAAAAAATTTCTGTAAAGTTAAAGAAAGTGACCTGCCCATTTTGTTGCTTCAACGTGTTGCAAGATTGAGAGCAAATGGTTCCTTGAAATCTGATTTTTTATTCTATAATTTCTTAAATAAGAACTTCTTAATATGGGTGGAAATGTCCAAGACAGACCCAATGGTTCCTCATATTGCTCCAACGGATATTCACGATTTTATCATTCCTATTCCCCCTCTATCCGAGCAAACCGCCATTGCCGCCTTTCTCGACCGCAAAACAGCCCTGATAGAGCAGGCCATTGGCATCAAACAAAAACAAATCGAACTGCTCAAAGAACGCCGGCAAATCCTCATTCACAAAGCCGTTACCCGTGGCATTGGGTCGTTGAGCGGAGTCGAAACGCCCAATGTTAAACTAAAAGAGAGCGGCGTGGAATGGATTGGGGAGATACCGGAGGGGTGGGAGGTGAAGAGGTTGAAAACGTTACTGCAAGAAGGACGGGATGGTATTAGAATTGGCCCATTTGGCAGTTCAATTAAATCTGAAATTTTAAAACCAAAAGGATTTAAAATTTATGGACAAGAACATGTAATTGCAGATGATTTTAGCATTGGAGAAAAGTATATTGATGAAAATGATTTTATGAGATTGTCAAACTATGAATTATTTGCTGGAGATATTGTGATAACTATGATGGGAACAACTGGAAAAAGTAAAGTTGTGCCTAATAGCATTGAACGAGGAATCATGGATAGTCATTTAATCAGAGTTCGAACAAAAAATAATCAAGCAAAACCCGAATTTGTTTCGTTTTTAATTAATGACTCCGAATATATTTTTGACCAAATTAAATTAAGAGGTAAGGGTTCAATAATGGAAGGATTAAACTCTTCTATAGTAAAATCGCTTCATTTATTGCTTCCGCCTTTAAATGAGCAAAAATCAATCCTATTATACATCGATGAAATAAATTCAAAATTTAAAATCACAATTTCCCTCAAAGAGCAGGAAATAGAGAAGCTAAAGGAGTACAAAGCGACGTTGATAAACAGTGCGGTAACGGGGAAAATAAAAGTAGATAACGATGACAAGTAA